One genomic window of Sodaliphilus pleomorphus includes the following:
- a CDS encoding CDP-alcohol phosphatidyltransferase family protein, which yields MTLKELKQEYKASLKSSDTEEHIDLFFYRPMGFAWAKFFEKMGVTPNVVTILSIFLGVAGGVLLYFGNGPLRWLNYVGIFLIIWANTYDSADGQLARLTKQYSRVGRILDGLSGDFWFVAIYFALVFRELNYGDLWPGTFFTQHSWVIWVLAVAAGGCHAKQAAMADYYRQFHLYFLKGKEGSELDSTSALDKDYAALSWSANFMAKLTLFFYRNYTANQEVMTPVMQRLRRELRSRYGGDEVPRSFRDAFRKQSLPLMKFTNMLSFNTRIIAMFISVIIDMPWLYFAFELVVLNLMMVYMIVSHEHRCRTLLKELQDGKY from the coding sequence ATGACTCTTAAAGAATTGAAACAAGAATACAAGGCTTCGCTCAAGTCGTCGGATACCGAGGAGCACATCGATCTGTTCTTCTACCGCCCGATGGGCTTTGCGTGGGCCAAGTTTTTCGAGAAAATGGGTGTCACGCCCAATGTGGTCACCATCCTGTCCATTTTTCTGGGCGTGGCTGGCGGCGTGTTGCTCTACTTCGGCAACGGCCCGTTGCGCTGGCTCAACTATGTGGGCATCTTCCTCATCATCTGGGCCAACACCTACGACAGCGCCGACGGTCAGCTGGCACGCCTCACCAAGCAGTATAGCCGTGTGGGACGCATTCTCGACGGCCTGAGCGGCGACTTCTGGTTTGTGGCCATCTATTTTGCCCTGGTGTTTCGCGAGCTCAACTACGGCGACCTGTGGCCTGGCACTTTCTTCACGCAGCACAGCTGGGTGATATGGGTGCTTGCCGTGGCTGCCGGCGGCTGCCATGCCAAGCAGGCTGCCATGGCCGACTACTACCGCCAGTTCCACCTCTACTTTCTGAAGGGCAAGGAGGGCAGCGAGCTCGACTCGACCAGCGCGCTCGACAAGGACTATGCCGCGCTCTCGTGGAGCGCCAATTTCATGGCTAAGCTCACCCTCTTTTTCTACCGCAACTACACGGCCAACCAGGAGGTGATGACTCCCGTCATGCAGCGCCTGCGCCGTGAGCTCAGGAGCCGCTATGGCGGCGACGAGGTGCCCCGCAGCTTCAGGGATGCCTTCCGCAAGCAGTCGCTGCCGCTCATGAAGTTTACCAACATGCTCTCGTTCAACACGCGCATCATTGCCATGTTTATCTCGGTCATCATCGACATGCCGTGGCTCTACTTTGCCTTCGAGCTTGTGGTGCTCAACCTCATGATGGTGTACATGATCGTGAGCCATGAGCATCGCTGCCGCACACTGCTTAAGGAATTGCAAGATGGAAAATATTGA
- a CDS encoding nucleotidyltransferase family protein: MNYAIIAAGEGSRLAQEGVQKPKPLVELNGEPMVERLMRIFERCNAESISIIVNEHMTQVREFLDTLHLDVPLNIVVKTTPSSMHSFWELSKVMQPGKFCLTTVDTIFREPDFARYIAAFEADKVHDGLWAVTPYVDDEKPLYVEVPDESTMRITAFTDKPGPEGARYVSGGIYAMSDKAFAVLDRCIEQGISRMRNFQRALIEAGFNLKAYSIDKIVDVDHASDIATAQQFINQ, from the coding sequence ATGAATTATGCAATCATAGCAGCCGGCGAGGGCTCGCGGCTGGCCCAGGAGGGTGTGCAGAAGCCCAAACCGCTTGTCGAGCTCAACGGCGAGCCCATGGTCGAGCGGCTCATGCGCATCTTTGAGCGCTGCAATGCCGAGAGCATCAGCATCATCGTCAACGAGCACATGACCCAGGTGCGCGAGTTTCTCGACACGCTGCACCTCGACGTGCCGCTCAACATCGTGGTAAAGACCACACCCAGCAGCATGCACAGCTTCTGGGAGCTGAGCAAGGTGATGCAGCCCGGCAAGTTCTGCCTCACCACGGTCGACACCATCTTCAGAGAGCCCGATTTTGCACGCTATATCGCCGCCTTCGAGGCCGACAAGGTGCACGACGGCTTGTGGGCCGTTACCCCCTATGTCGACGACGAGAAACCCCTCTATGTCGAGGTGCCCGACGAGTCGACCATGCGCATCACGGCCTTCACCGACAAGCCCGGCCCCGAGGGAGCCCGGTATGTGTCGGGGGGCATCTATGCCATGAGCGACAAGGCCTTTGCAGTGCTCGACCGCTGCATCGAGCAGGGCATATCGCGCATGCGCAACTTCCAGCGCGCCCTCATCGAGGCAGGCTTCAACCTCAAGGCCTACAGCATCGACAAGATTGTCGATGTTGACCATGCCAGCGACATTGCCACTGCTCAGCAATTTATCAACCAGTGA
- a CDS encoding HAD family hydrolase, with protein MENIEGIIFDYGGTIDSRGVHWSWVIWDGYRHAGAGLRLEQFREAYVYAERELARVRHIMPGDNFHDLLVKKMAIEFDYIEQQGWLEGCAAMSRQVADYCYERARDCVDEARPVLEYLHGRYPMMLVSNFYGNIDSVLRDFDLRRYFKGIIESSVVGVRKPNPTLFKLGVDALELPASRVLVVGDSLKKDILPAESLGCATRWLKARGWTDAEDSTTHPGIIASLADLQREF; from the coding sequence ATGGAAAATATTGAAGGCATCATTTTTGATTACGGTGGCACGATCGACAGCCGTGGCGTGCACTGGAGCTGGGTGATATGGGACGGCTACCGCCACGCCGGTGCCGGCCTGAGGCTGGAGCAGTTTCGCGAGGCCTATGTCTACGCCGAGCGCGAGCTGGCCCGCGTGCGCCACATCATGCCAGGCGACAACTTCCACGACCTGCTCGTGAAGAAGATGGCCATCGAGTTTGACTATATCGAGCAGCAAGGCTGGCTCGAGGGCTGTGCAGCCATGAGCCGGCAGGTGGCCGACTATTGCTATGAGCGTGCTCGCGATTGCGTCGACGAGGCGCGGCCCGTGCTCGAGTACCTGCACGGCCGCTATCCCATGATGCTCGTGAGCAACTTCTATGGCAACATCGACAGCGTGCTGCGCGACTTCGACCTGCGGCGCTACTTCAAGGGCATCATCGAGAGTAGCGTGGTGGGCGTGCGCAAGCCCAATCCCACGCTCTTCAAGCTGGGTGTTGACGCCCTTGAGCTCCCGGCAAGCCGTGTGCTTGTGGTGGGCGACAGCTTGAAAAAAGACATCCTGCCTGCCGAGTCGCTGGGCTGCGCCACGCGTTGGCTCAAGGCCCGCGGCTGGACCGATGCCGAGGATAGCACCACCCACCCCGGCATTATCGCTTCGCTTGCCGACCTCCAACGCGAGTTTTAG
- the pdxA gene encoding 4-hydroxythreonine-4-phosphate dehydrogenase PdxA, with the protein MTDNKKKIRIGITQGDTNGIGYEVILKALSNQDMLELCTPIIYGSSKIMAYHRKAIEMQPYQINYTKTADYIKETMPNLVEVIDEDIKVELGKPDKQAGRAAFLALEAAVSDLKDGKIDVLVTAPINKDNIQSPEFDFPGHTEYLEASMGDGKKALMILCNDKMRVALVTIHMPLAQVPAAVTKDAILEKLRIFNDSLKRDFDIQGPRIAVLSLNPHAGENGLLGKEEQEIIVPALHEAYDNEKILCFGPYASDGFFGNEMYRHFDGVLAMYHDQGLTPFKALAMGEGVNFTAGLPYVRTSPDHGTGYDIAGQGIAREDSMRHAIYTAIDILRNRKRYDEMHRNPLRKLYFDKGKDNVVLDLTKDDDDDLATK; encoded by the coding sequence ATGACTGACAATAAGAAAAAAATACGCATTGGTATCACGCAAGGCGATACCAATGGCATAGGCTATGAGGTGATACTCAAGGCCTTGTCCAATCAGGATATGCTCGAGCTGTGCACGCCCATCATCTACGGGTCGAGCAAGATCATGGCCTATCACCGCAAGGCCATCGAGATGCAGCCCTATCAAATCAACTACACCAAGACTGCCGACTACATCAAGGAGACCATGCCCAACCTGGTCGAGGTGATCGACGAGGACATCAAGGTTGAGCTGGGCAAACCCGACAAGCAGGCCGGGCGTGCCGCCTTCCTGGCTCTCGAGGCCGCAGTGAGCGACTTGAAAGACGGCAAAATCGATGTGCTGGTCACGGCGCCTATCAACAAAGACAATATCCAAAGCCCCGAGTTTGACTTCCCCGGCCACACCGAGTATCTCGAGGCCAGCATGGGCGATGGCAAGAAGGCGCTCATGATACTGTGCAACGACAAGATGCGCGTTGCCCTGGTCACCATACACATGCCCCTGGCGCAGGTGCCGGCTGCCGTGACCAAGGATGCCATACTCGAGAAGCTGCGCATTTTCAACGACTCGCTCAAGCGCGACTTCGACATCCAGGGTCCGCGCATCGCGGTGCTCTCGCTCAATCCCCATGCCGGCGAGAATGGCTTGCTGGGCAAGGAAGAGCAGGAAATCATTGTGCCGGCTTTGCACGAGGCCTACGACAACGAGAAGATACTGTGCTTCGGGCCCTATGCCTCCGACGGCTTCTTCGGCAACGAGATGTATCGCCACTTCGACGGCGTGCTGGCCATGTATCACGACCAGGGTCTCACCCCGTTCAAGGCGCTGGCCATGGGCGAGGGCGTGAATTTCACGGCCGGTCTGCCCTATGTGCGCACCAGCCCCGACCACGGCACCGGCTACGACATTGCCGGGCAGGGCATCGCCCGCGAGGACTCGATGCGACACGCCATCTACACGGCTATCGACATCCTGCGCAACCGCAAGCGCTACGACGAGATGCATCGCAACCCCTTGCGCAAGCTCTACTTCGACAAGGGCAAGGACAATGTGGTGCTCGACCTCACCAAGGACGATGACGACGACCTTGCCACCAAGTAG
- a CDS encoding AAA family ATPase, translating into MIIQFSIANYLSFKEPATLSLAATSLREPEAEANGASFELDGINLKLLKSAVVFGANASGKSNLIKALHFFKDFVFNSFKALQSDEQISVEPYRLNAASAKEPSMMEMVMAVEGSIFRYGFEVTPTAVCKEWLYRKACKPRSKEIELFYRENGLFNVHAKYSQAQELVNKKMIRDNALLLSTLAQFNDPTAVSLIRWLGETQCLSDQDETNVWKDALKHLDDPNMRRRIVAFSQFADLGLDDIEKVNNRLVSTHALFDNDGNKTGDVSFPFEVNESEGTLKYFSFAYPILHALDAGTRLIIDELGAKLHPTLLEHIVGLFNNATTNPRNAQLIFTTHDTNLLSSHLFRRDQIWFTQKDIYGASRLFSLAEYKVRSNAPFERDYLLGKFGATPIIGNPNYALQSQGYEQH; encoded by the coding sequence ATGATAATTCAATTTTCTATCGCAAATTATCTGTCTTTCAAAGAGCCGGCGACGTTATCTCTTGCCGCTACATCTTTAAGGGAACCCGAGGCAGAAGCCAACGGTGCTTCCTTTGAACTGGATGGTATCAACCTTAAGCTTCTAAAAAGTGCTGTAGTGTTCGGAGCCAATGCTTCGGGCAAGTCCAATTTAATCAAAGCACTTCACTTTTTCAAAGACTTTGTATTCAACTCTTTCAAGGCTTTGCAGTCGGACGAGCAGATTTCTGTAGAACCATACCGTCTGAATGCTGCCTCTGCGAAAGAACCGAGCATGATGGAAATGGTGATGGCCGTAGAAGGCAGCATCTTTCGTTATGGTTTTGAGGTGACACCTACCGCTGTCTGCAAGGAGTGGCTTTACAGGAAAGCCTGCAAACCACGCTCTAAGGAGATAGAACTGTTCTATCGGGAGAATGGGCTGTTCAACGTCCATGCGAAATACAGCCAGGCGCAAGAGCTCGTCAATAAGAAAATGATTAGGGACAACGCGCTGCTTCTCTCCACCCTCGCACAGTTCAATGACCCGACGGCAGTCTCGCTTATCCGTTGGCTGGGAGAGACGCAATGCCTTAGCGACCAAGACGAGACCAATGTATGGAAGGATGCGCTCAAGCATCTTGATGATCCGAATATGAGAAGGCGCATCGTGGCGTTCTCGCAATTCGCCGACCTTGGTCTTGATGACATCGAAAAGGTCAACAATCGTCTTGTGAGTACCCATGCACTGTTTGACAATGACGGCAATAAGACTGGTGACGTCTCATTTCCCTTTGAGGTGAACGAATCGGAAGGCACGCTCAAGTACTTCTCTTTCGCCTATCCCATCCTTCATGCCCTTGACGCGGGTACAAGGCTTATCATAGACGAGCTTGGTGCAAAACTCCACCCAACACTATTGGAGCACATCGTAGGTCTCTTCAACAATGCAACAACCAATCCTCGGAACGCGCAACTGATTTTCACCACCCACGATACCAATTTGCTCAGCTCCCATCTTTTCCGTCGTGATCAGATATGGTTCACGCAGAAGGACATATACGGTGCATCACGGCTCTTCTCGCTTGCGGAATACAAGGTGCGCAGCAATGCGCCTTTTGAGCGTGACTATCTTTTAGGGAAATTCGGTGCCACTCCAATCATCGGCAACCCAAACTACGCATTGCAAAGTCAAGGTTATGAGCAGCATTAA
- a CDS encoding penicillin-binding transpeptidase domain-containing protein — translation MPINTIQRLLLLCAIAAIATVASAQLEPGQEQQPATARPPLALTGSNLTIDSRLQSLAFSLLKGKQGSIVAINPANGEVLCLATNTPSGPNVGMAIASALEPGSTIKVAQALTLLTSYEVDAGTAVVCERGGTFGGTHVGCHKHMSPIKLKDAIAYSCNTWFLTYFQAMIADRVNYASQDEALTMWNSYMRSMGLGSPLGIDIAGERGGLLPDVDYMNRRYKGRWNERTIMWVGMGQGDILTTPLQLCNLAVTIANRGWYITPHVHKLTASSYKQYSTRHDTEINPIFYPIVVEGMRKAVTHGTAAAVNTPAFTLCGKTGTAENAGHDHSIFIGFAPMDQPKIAVAVYIMHGGFGADLAAPIAALIVEKYLKGSLSKASQARASRLAAKRLFAAQAQSEPKKAVPRPSRGK, via the coding sequence ATGCCCATCAACACAATACAACGCCTACTGCTCTTGTGCGCCATCGCAGCCATCGCCACTGTAGCAAGCGCACAACTCGAACCTGGCCAGGAGCAGCAACCTGCCACAGCAAGGCCCCCGCTGGCCCTCACGGGCAGCAACCTCACCATCGACTCCCGCCTGCAGTCGCTGGCCTTCAGCCTGCTCAAGGGCAAGCAAGGCAGCATTGTGGCCATCAATCCGGCCAACGGCGAGGTGCTGTGCCTGGCCACCAACACACCGAGCGGCCCAAACGTGGGCATGGCCATCGCCAGCGCCCTCGAGCCAGGCTCCACCATCAAGGTAGCCCAGGCCCTCACCCTGCTCACCAGCTACGAGGTCGACGCCGGCACGGCCGTGGTGTGTGAGCGCGGCGGCACCTTCGGCGGCACACACGTGGGCTGCCACAAGCACATGTCGCCCATCAAGCTCAAAGACGCCATTGCCTACTCGTGCAACACGTGGTTTCTCACCTATTTCCAGGCCATGATAGCCGATCGCGTGAACTATGCCAGCCAGGACGAAGCCCTCACCATGTGGAACAGCTACATGCGCAGCATGGGCCTGGGCAGCCCCCTGGGCATCGACATCGCAGGCGAGCGCGGCGGACTGCTTCCCGACGTCGACTACATGAACCGCCGCTACAAAGGCCGCTGGAACGAGCGCACCATCATGTGGGTGGGCATGGGCCAGGGCGACATTCTCACCACCCCGCTGCAACTGTGCAACCTGGCCGTGACCATTGCCAACCGCGGCTGGTATATCACGCCCCACGTGCACAAGCTCACGGCATCGAGTTACAAGCAGTATTCCACACGGCACGACACCGAGATCAACCCCATCTTCTACCCCATCGTGGTCGAGGGCATGCGCAAGGCCGTGACCCACGGCACAGCCGCGGCCGTCAACACGCCCGCCTTCACGCTGTGCGGCAAGACCGGCACGGCCGAGAACGCAGGTCACGACCACTCCATCTTCATAGGCTTCGCCCCAATGGACCAGCCCAAGATTGCCGTGGCCGTCTACATCATGCACGGCGGCTTCGGTGCCGACCTGGCAGCCCCCATCGCGGCCCTCATCGTCGAGAAGTATCTCAAGGGCAGCCTGAGCAAGGCCTCGCAGGCACGTGCCTCGCGCCTGGCAGCCAAGCGCCTCTTTGCCGCTCAGGCACAGAGCGAGCCCAAGAAAGCAGTCCCGCGGCCAAGCCGTGGCAAATAG
- a CDS encoding valine--tRNA ligase, producing the protein MNTLATKYDPKEVEDKWYKYWMDHHLFRSVPDEREPYTIVIPPPNVTGVLHMGHMLNETIQDILIRHARMEGKNALWVPGTDHASIATEAKVVNRLAQQGIKKTDLSRDEFLKHAWDWTHEHGGIILKQLRKLGASCDWDRTAFTMDEVRSRSVIKVFCDLYNKGLIYRGVRMVNWDPKALTALSDEEVVYKDEHSKLYYLKYRVVEQDDVAKKDEGNILHRDDKGYYAVVATTRPETIMGDTAMCINPNDVKNTWLKGKHVIVPLVGREIPVIEDDYVDIDFGTGCLKVTPAHDPNDHMLGDKYNLESIDIFNDNGTLSEAAGLYVGMDRFDVRRQIEKDLASAGLLEKVEAYDNKVGFSERTNVPIEPKLSMQWFLKMSDLTKPALAAVENGDINFVPKKYINTYRHWMTDTKDWCISRQLWWGHRIPAYFLPKGGYVVAETKEEALKLAQAKDPDVTLDSLRQDEDCLDTWFSSWLWPISLFDGICHPDNPEIKYYYPTSDLVTGPDIIFFWVARMIMAGYEYMGDKPFKNVYFTGIVRDKLGRKMSKSLGNSPDPLELIDRYGADGVRMGMMLAAPAGNDILYDDSLCEQGRNFNNKIWNAFRLVKGWQVADIEQPEHSKIAVQWFQNVLDSTLAEVEDLFSKFRLNEALMAVYRLFWEEFSAWYLEIVKPAYQQPVDRATLEATLRFFDILLRLLHPFMPFITEELWQHITERHDGESIMLAQLPKGGKVDRKLLDEMNEAKEIISGVRSVRLSKNVPNKSALKLLVVGKWTNPFKTVVEKLANLESIGETATKDATAASFMVSTTEYEVPLEGNIDVAQELKKLEAELEYQQGFLKSVEKKLSNEKFVAHAPEAVVNNERKKQADALSKIKTLQESIDALKK; encoded by the coding sequence ATGAACACTTTAGCAACAAAGTACGATCCTAAAGAGGTCGAAGACAAATGGTATAAATACTGGATGGACCACCACCTGTTCAGGTCGGTCCCCGATGAGCGGGAGCCCTACACTATCGTCATTCCGCCGCCCAACGTCACCGGCGTGCTGCACATGGGCCACATGCTCAACGAGACCATACAAGACATCCTCATACGCCACGCGCGCATGGAAGGCAAAAACGCGCTGTGGGTGCCTGGCACCGACCACGCCTCGATCGCTACCGAAGCCAAAGTGGTCAACCGTCTGGCCCAACAGGGCATCAAGAAGACCGACCTGAGCCGCGACGAGTTTCTCAAGCACGCCTGGGACTGGACCCACGAGCACGGAGGCATCATCCTCAAGCAACTGCGCAAGCTGGGCGCCAGCTGCGACTGGGACCGCACGGCCTTCACCATGGACGAGGTGCGCTCGCGCAGCGTGATCAAGGTGTTTTGCGACCTCTACAACAAGGGCCTCATCTACCGCGGTGTGCGCATGGTGAACTGGGACCCCAAGGCCCTCACTGCCCTGAGCGACGAGGAGGTAGTGTACAAAGACGAGCACAGCAAGCTCTACTACTTGAAATACCGCGTGGTTGAGCAAGACGACGTGGCCAAGAAAGACGAAGGCAACATCCTGCACCGCGACGACAAGGGCTACTATGCCGTGGTGGCCACAACCCGCCCCGAGACCATCATGGGCGACACGGCCATGTGCATCAACCCCAACGACGTGAAAAATACCTGGCTCAAGGGCAAGCACGTGATTGTGCCGCTTGTGGGCCGCGAGATTCCCGTCATCGAGGACGACTATGTCGACATCGACTTCGGCACCGGTTGCCTCAAGGTGACACCGGCCCACGACCCCAACGACCACATGCTGGGCGACAAGTACAACCTCGAGAGCATCGACATCTTCAACGACAACGGCACCCTGAGCGAGGCTGCAGGCCTCTATGTGGGCATGGACCGCTTCGACGTGCGCCGCCAGATAGAGAAAGACCTGGCCAGCGCAGGCCTGCTCGAGAAAGTGGAGGCCTACGACAACAAGGTGGGATTCAGCGAGCGCACCAACGTGCCCATCGAGCCCAAGCTCTCGATGCAGTGGTTCCTCAAGATGAGCGACCTCACCAAGCCCGCCCTGGCAGCTGTGGAGAACGGCGACATCAACTTTGTACCCAAGAAATACATCAACACCTATCGCCACTGGATGACCGACACCAAGGACTGGTGCATAAGCCGACAGCTGTGGTGGGGGCACCGCATCCCGGCCTATTTCCTGCCTAAGGGCGGCTATGTCGTGGCCGAGACCAAGGAAGAAGCCCTGAAGCTGGCACAGGCCAAGGACCCCGACGTGACCCTCGATAGCCTGCGCCAAGACGAGGACTGCCTCGACACCTGGTTCTCGAGCTGGCTGTGGCCCATCTCGCTCTTCGACGGAATATGCCACCCCGACAACCCCGAGATCAAATACTACTACCCCACCAGCGACCTGGTGACCGGCCCCGACATCATCTTCTTCTGGGTGGCACGCATGATCATGGCCGGCTACGAGTATATGGGCGACAAGCCGTTTAAAAACGTGTACTTCACCGGCATCGTGCGCGACAAGCTGGGCCGCAAGATGTCGAAGTCGCTGGGCAACAGCCCCGACCCGCTCGAGCTCATCGACCGCTATGGCGCCGACGGCGTGCGCATGGGCATGATGCTGGCAGCTCCTGCCGGCAACGACATCCTCTACGACGACTCGCTGTGCGAGCAAGGCCGCAACTTCAACAACAAGATATGGAATGCCTTCCGCCTGGTCAAGGGCTGGCAGGTGGCCGACATCGAGCAGCCCGAGCACAGCAAGATAGCCGTGCAATGGTTCCAGAACGTGCTCGACAGCACCCTCGCCGAGGTCGAGGACCTCTTCTCCAAGTTCCGCCTCAACGAGGCCCTTATGGCTGTGTACCGCCTGTTCTGGGAGGAGTTCTCGGCCTGGTATCTCGAGATCGTGAAGCCAGCCTACCAGCAGCCCGTCGACCGCGCCACGCTCGAGGCCACGCTGCGCTTCTTCGACATCCTGCTGCGCCTGCTGCATCCCTTCATGCCCTTCATCACCGAGGAGCTGTGGCAGCACATCACCGAGCGCCACGACGGCGAGAGCATCATGCTCGCCCAACTGCCCAAGGGCGGCAAGGTCGACCGCAAGCTGCTCGACGAGATGAACGAGGCCAAGGAGATCATTTCGGGCGTGCGCAGCGTGCGCCTGAGCAAGAACGTGCCCAACAAGAGCGCGCTCAAGCTGCTCGTCGTGGGCAAGTGGACCAACCCGTTCAAGACCGTGGTCGAGAAGCTGGCCAACCTCGAGTCGATTGGGGAGACTGCGACCAAAGACGCCACGGCTGCATCCTTCATGGTGAGCACCACCGAGTATGAAGTGCCGCTCGAGGGCAACATCGACGTGGCCCAGGAGCTCAAGAAGCTCGAAGCCGAGCTCGAGTACCAGCAGGGCTTCCTCAAGAGCGTGGAGAAGAAGTTGAGCAACGAGAAATTTGTGGCTCACGCTCCCGAGGCCGTCGTCAACAACGAGCGCAAGAAGCAGGCCGATGCCTTGAGCAAAATCAAGACCCTGCAAGAGAGCATCGACGCCTTGAAGAAATAG